A single region of the Halogeometricum sp. S3BR5-2 genome encodes:
- a CDS encoding bile acid:sodium symporter family protein, which yields MAPFYGRLQSLSALVEDYLLVWILLSVALGLTVTDLAVVTGFSTVILAVMIGSISLTLSVEQFSQIGGRAVALVLLGHVAMPVLAFGIARGLGLSPELTVGFVVLGAVTPELVTPVMTELAGGDTALSTTALVVIGVGSLGFVPAVVTALAGGVTVPTLPIVEQLVVAVVAPMLLAVGLRARWPERVGAYDAHYPAVSAIMVILIIGGVTAANAAVIRSNLGLLGSVIAGVVVLNGLGYGVGFLVSHRAERATRIASVLSVGMRDFAVAAALVIAAGLPTIASLPAVVFGVVEMTTSAGLAKWFDRTE from the coding sequence ATGGCACCATTCTACGGACGACTTCAATCGCTTTCGGCCCTCGTCGAGGACTACCTCCTCGTGTGGATTCTGCTCTCGGTGGCCCTCGGGCTCACTGTCACGGACCTTGCCGTCGTGACCGGCTTCTCGACGGTTATTCTTGCGGTGATGATCGGGAGCATCTCGTTGACGCTCTCGGTCGAGCAGTTCAGCCAGATCGGCGGCCGGGCGGTCGCGCTCGTCCTGCTGGGTCACGTCGCGATGCCCGTTTTGGCGTTCGGCATCGCCCGTGGCCTCGGGCTGTCGCCCGAGTTGACTGTGGGGTTCGTCGTGCTCGGAGCTGTGACGCCGGAACTCGTGACGCCGGTGATGACCGAACTCGCAGGCGGCGATACAGCGCTCTCGACGACGGCCCTGGTGGTCATCGGCGTCGGGAGTCTCGGGTTCGTTCCCGCGGTCGTCACCGCGCTCGCTGGGGGCGTGACCGTTCCGACGCTGCCGATCGTCGAACAGCTCGTCGTGGCGGTCGTTGCGCCTATGTTACTTGCCGTCGGTCTGCGAGCACGGTGGCCCGAGCGCGTCGGCGCGTATGATGCCCATTACCCGGCCGTCTCTGCCATAATGGTGATCCTGATTATCGGCGGTGTAACCGCCGCGAACGCCGCCGTCATCCGCTCGAACCTGGGACTCCTGGGAAGTGTCATTGCAGGCGTCGTGGTCCTGAATGGGCTCGGATACGGCGTGGGCTTTCTCGTGAGTCACCGTGCGGAGCGAGCCACTCGTATCGCGTCAGTTCTCTCCGTCGGGATGCGCGATTTCGCAGTTGCGGCCGCACTTGTGATCGCGGCCGGCCTCCCGACGATCGCGTCGCTTCCCGCGGTCGTCTTCGGCGTGGTCGAGATGACGACGAGTGCCGGGCTTGCCAAGTGGTTCGACCGGACAGAGTGA
- a CDS encoding DoxX family protein, with protein MSHETEETDLAIGQHLRPLLRYGMAGLLLAPGASKFLTYGTSVRFFESLGLPAPSILVPIVGTLELGAAALFLLDRAPRIAALIAVPIMVVAAGTAGPTWQNVGVLAAALVLIALDTPEVRRYT; from the coding sequence ATGAGTCACGAGACTGAGGAAACTGACCTCGCCATCGGACAGCACCTTCGACCACTCCTCCGGTACGGAATGGCGGGGCTCCTGCTGGCCCCCGGCGCGAGCAAGTTCCTCACCTACGGAACATCGGTCCGGTTTTTCGAGTCACTCGGCCTACCGGCACCATCCATCCTCGTCCCGATCGTCGGCACACTCGAACTCGGCGCGGCGGCGCTGTTCCTCCTTGACAGAGCCCCGCGAATCGCGGCGCTCATCGCGGTGCCGATCATGGTCGTCGCCGCGGGAACGGCCGGCCCGACATGGCAGAACGTCGGCGTCCTCGCGGCCGCACTCGTCCTGATCGCCCTCGACACCCCGGAGGTACGCCGGTACACATAA
- a CDS encoding glutathione S-transferase N-terminal domain-containing protein, whose protein sequence is MLELYQAEGCGYSAKVREALTELGVSYVIHNPRSAAGETRNEQTHDHLRALGGEDQIPFLVDRERDVTMYESDDIVEYLQEHYA, encoded by the coding sequence ATGTTAGAACTCTACCAGGCAGAAGGGTGTGGATACTCAGCGAAGGTCCGCGAGGCGCTGACCGAACTCGGCGTCTCGTACGTCATCCACAACCCCCGCTCTGCCGCCGGCGAAACGCGCAACGAGCAGACCCACGACCACCTCCGAGCGCTGGGCGGCGAGGATCAGATCCCGTTCCTCGTCGACCGCGAGCGCGACGTGACAATGTACGAATCCGACGACATCGTCGAATATCTCCAGGAACACTACGCATGA
- a CDS encoding SelT/SelW/SelH family protein, producing MTEVNIEYCVPCGLRDHAVETQETLLDEFGQDLDGVRLQPGHGGVFKIQVDDDLVWDKDEHGGEIDLEAITETVHDRVHAHA from the coding sequence ATGACGGAAGTCAACATCGAATACTGTGTCCCGTGCGGACTCCGTGACCACGCGGTGGAAACGCAGGAAACGCTACTTGACGAGTTCGGGCAGGATCTCGATGGCGTTCGACTACAACCCGGACACGGCGGCGTGTTCAAAATCCAGGTCGACGACGACCTCGTCTGGGACAAAGACGAGCACGGCGGCGAAATCGACCTCGAGGCCATCACTGAGACCGTCCACGACCGGGTTCACGCCCACGCCTGA
- a CDS encoding winged helix-turn-helix transcriptional regulator: MSDSGGVPEDECLAVWCAGDDWCAVTCAMDIIGKKWHPVIVHRLLQHGALRFNELSKEVDGITNKMLSQSLEDLEEKELVDREIVSEKPVAVEYSLTERGQSLEPVIDSLEEWGKTYLRPTEDQDQSVC; encoded by the coding sequence ATGAGTGATTCGGGCGGAGTCCCAGAGGACGAGTGCTTGGCGGTCTGGTGCGCGGGCGATGACTGGTGTGCAGTCACGTGTGCGATGGACATCATCGGCAAGAAGTGGCATCCCGTCATCGTTCACCGACTCTTGCAACACGGAGCGTTACGGTTCAACGAGCTCAGCAAGGAAGTCGATGGCATCACGAACAAGATGCTCTCACAGAGTCTCGAGGACTTAGAAGAGAAGGAACTCGTCGACAGGGAGATCGTGAGCGAAAAACCCGTCGCGGTCGAGTATTCGCTCACTGAACGTGGTCAGTCCTTAGAGCCAGTCATCGACTCACTTGAGGAGTGGGGGAAGACGTATCTCCGGCCCACAGAGGATCAAGATCAATCTGTTTGCTGA
- a CDS encoding DUF7342 family protein: MTESPRDGVQSWTESMSARDRIRAVAESLREPRSVNWISEQADAAWSTTNEELQDLVDQGQLRRVEAGETTRYQPDYTRLLFEEIRTLIEENTREELRSELAAITEEIEEWQATYDVETWEELEQSLADGDLASAELRDRRDVIAFWRENEEDRRLIKHALELYSDVEAAREQMTDVADRATS; encoded by the coding sequence ATGACCGAATCCCCGCGAGATGGGGTCCAATCGTGGACTGAGTCGATGAGCGCCCGCGACCGCATTCGGGCGGTCGCCGAGTCACTTCGCGAACCCCGCTCAGTTAACTGGATCAGCGAGCAGGCCGACGCCGCTTGGAGTACGACCAACGAGGAACTTCAGGATCTCGTCGACCAGGGCCAGTTGCGTCGCGTCGAGGCCGGCGAGACCACGCGCTACCAGCCGGACTACACGCGCCTGCTCTTCGAGGAGATCCGCACGCTCATCGAGGAAAATACCCGCGAGGAGCTGCGGAGTGAATTGGCCGCGATTACCGAGGAGATCGAGGAGTGGCAGGCGACCTACGACGTCGAGACGTGGGAGGAGCTCGAACAGTCGCTCGCTGACGGCGACCTCGCAAGTGCGGAGCTCCGGGACCGCCGCGACGTCATCGCGTTCTGGCGCGAGAACGAGGAGGATCGCCGCCTCATCAAGCACGCACTGGAACTCTACTCCGACGTCGAAGCCGCCCGCGAGCAGATGACCGACGTGGCTGACCGCGCCACGAGCTAA
- a CDS encoding DUF2080 family transposase-associated protein translates to MGTFELEGEEIIDREAKEFGGSAHVTVPKDWRGADVKVIRVSNPDETDDQDE, encoded by the coding sequence ATGGGCACGTTCGAACTGGAAGGCGAAGAAATCATTGACCGTGAAGCGAAGGAGTTCGGCGGGAGTGCCCACGTTACCGTTCCCAAAGACTGGCGCGGCGCAGACGTGAAAGTCATCCGCGTCAGCAACCCCGACGAAACCGACGACCAAGACGAGTAA
- a CDS encoding RNA-guided endonuclease InsQ/TnpB family protein has product MNYNYRYRIEPDEAVQSELERHIDACRQLYNHYLYELRNTDEYLSYTAMQNMLPDLKDWWDDLNDVYSKVLQMVARRVSDNLDRLKEKKDNGRKVGMLKWKSPREYRSLTYNQSGFELKNTSDQTILSLSKIGEMPIHLHRDIPDNARVKQVTVKQEKTGEWYAIFGIETEDDVPEKPALDEVDREDMVGIDVGIIKYAHDTDSTMVGSLDLESEYERLEREQRALSRKQEGSQNWHEQRRRVACIHARIVRKRRDFLHKLSNYYAQEYDLMAVEDLDVHGMMQLPSNSRNRASASWRTFIDFLEYKCEREGTHFIKVEPEGTTQECAECGVEVEKELWVREHSCPTCGFETDRDENAAYNVLQRGLSELGVGHAEVTPAETALPTSATGGSPTVVDAKCVVETGSPTLKERTALAVSE; this is encoded by the coding sequence ATGAACTACAACTACAGGTATCGCATCGAACCCGACGAAGCCGTTCAATCTGAACTAGAACGGCACATAGATGCCTGTAGGCAACTCTACAACCACTACTTGTACGAACTCCGTAACACGGACGAGTACCTGTCGTACACCGCGATGCAGAATATGCTTCCCGACCTGAAAGATTGGTGGGACGATCTCAACGACGTGTACTCGAAAGTGTTACAGATGGTTGCCCGCCGCGTCAGCGACAACCTCGACCGCCTCAAAGAAAAGAAAGACAACGGGCGCAAAGTCGGGATGCTCAAGTGGAAGTCACCGCGAGAGTATCGGAGCCTCACCTACAACCAGTCTGGTTTCGAACTCAAGAACACGAGTGACCAGACCATCCTTTCTCTTTCCAAGATTGGTGAGATGCCGATACACCTCCACCGCGACATCCCCGATAACGCCCGCGTGAAACAAGTCACAGTCAAACAAGAGAAAACGGGTGAGTGGTACGCCATCTTCGGCATCGAAACAGAAGATGACGTGCCCGAAAAACCCGCTCTGGATGAGGTTGACCGCGAGGATATGGTTGGTATCGACGTGGGTATCATCAAGTACGCTCACGACACCGACAGCACGATGGTCGGCAGTCTTGACCTCGAATCCGAGTACGAGCGGCTCGAACGCGAGCAACGAGCGTTGAGTCGCAAACAGGAAGGCTCGCAGAACTGGCACGAGCAACGCCGCCGCGTGGCCTGTATCCACGCTCGTATTGTACGAAAACGCCGCGACTTCCTGCACAAACTCTCAAACTACTACGCTCAGGAGTACGACCTCATGGCGGTCGAAGACCTCGACGTTCACGGGATGATGCAACTGCCGTCGAACAGTCGCAACCGAGCGTCGGCGTCGTGGCGGACATTCATCGACTTCCTCGAATACAAATGCGAGCGCGAGGGCACGCACTTCATAAAAGTCGAACCTGAGGGCACGACGCAAGAGTGTGCCGAGTGCGGGGTTGAGGTTGAGAAAGAACTGTGGGTGCGCGAGCATTCCTGCCCGACCTGTGGGTTCGAGACCGACCGCGACGAGAACGCCGCCTACAACGTGCTACAACGCGGTCTTTCAGAGTTAGGTGTGGGACACGCCGAAGTGACGCCTGCGGAGACTGCACTCCCTACGTCCGCGACTGGTGGGTCGCCCACCGTCGTGGATGCAAAGTGCGTCGTTGAAACAGGAAGCCCCACCCTCAAGGAGCGAACGGCGTTAGCCGTGAGCGAGTAG
- a CDS encoding transcription initiation factor IIB — protein MATRDIYETGFDEDVQTESSANQCPECDGHVTTNAVETVCEDCGLVIEEQRIDHGPEWRAYDADERERTGAPLTAARHDRGLSTEIGHGTDAHGNELSGQKRRRLARMRREQTRGRWRSKAERNLAHGLGEVRRLASALELSESIRDQACQLFRSAQSEDLLRGRSIEAIGAASVYGTCRCNQHPLLLEDVVDAARVESTRITNAYRTLNRELELPAPPMRPTSFIPRLISALELDHDIRRRANKLAERTEGTTLANGCQPSGVAAACVYLAAQEQGALITQSTVASAAEVSVVTLRSRRDELQAI, from the coding sequence ATGGCAACCAGAGACATCTACGAAACGGGCTTCGACGAAGACGTCCAAACGGAGTCGAGCGCCAACCAGTGTCCCGAGTGCGACGGACACGTCACTACGAACGCGGTCGAAACGGTCTGTGAGGACTGTGGACTCGTTATCGAGGAACAACGTATCGATCACGGGCCGGAGTGGCGGGCGTACGATGCAGACGAGCGCGAGCGAACAGGGGCACCACTCACTGCAGCCCGTCACGATCGAGGCCTCTCGACCGAGATCGGCCACGGAACCGATGCGCACGGGAACGAACTCTCAGGCCAGAAACGCCGACGGCTGGCCCGGATGCGACGTGAGCAGACCCGTGGTCGCTGGCGGTCCAAAGCGGAACGGAATCTTGCACACGGGTTGGGCGAGGTACGCCGGCTGGCAAGTGCGCTCGAGCTTTCCGAATCGATTCGTGACCAGGCGTGCCAGCTCTTCCGGAGCGCCCAGAGCGAGGATCTACTTCGAGGCAGATCCATCGAGGCCATCGGCGCAGCGAGTGTTTACGGTACCTGCCGGTGTAACCAACACCCGCTCCTCCTCGAGGATGTCGTCGACGCCGCCCGAGTCGAGTCCACTCGTATCACCAACGCCTACCGAACACTGAATCGCGAATTGGAGCTTCCGGCACCACCAATGCGCCCGACGTCATTCATTCCACGCCTGATCTCGGCGCTGGAGTTGGACCACGACATTCGTCGACGCGCGAACAAACTCGCAGAACGCACCGAGGGGACAACCCTCGCGAACGGCTGTCAGCCATCGGGCGTCGCGGCCGCCTGTGTCTATCTGGCTGCCCAAGAGCAGGGCGCGCTGATTACCCAATCCACCGTCGCGTCGGCAGCAGAGGTGTCAGTCGTGACGCTCCGAAGCCGGCGAGACGAACTCCAAGCGATCTGA
- a CDS encoding DNA-binding protein produces MSSKNVTTDVVSVDEQAFEKHDDVEVDEDGFEVVDGTPEFRATVDMEVQAKVDSNHPDARVEEGPDHLFGKTLEQEERIEAREAELEHISAQAELSQQEGRAKRTRKVVVEQCGRDEPEPVERTDPREKLTQEELAAVNEQAMRISDEVQGGWSRAVVAKQLAERVERGQDVTKAVLETLEELKAVPGAIVPVADVPDVPVGEVTVEGTIETLWEPSSSSIQQVGLIADDSGKIKFTCWEKSQQTVVQEGETVRFRAAAKNWYEGRCSIALTGWSRIEFPERGRWWEE; encoded by the coding sequence ATGTCAAGTAAGAACGTCACCACGGATGTAGTTTCGGTCGATGAACAGGCTTTCGAGAAACACGATGACGTCGAGGTCGACGAGGATGGGTTCGAGGTCGTCGACGGGACGCCGGAGTTCCGGGCGACGGTCGACATGGAAGTGCAGGCGAAAGTCGATTCCAACCATCCGGACGCGCGGGTCGAGGAAGGCCCGGATCACCTGTTCGGGAAGACCCTCGAACAGGAAGAGCGCATCGAGGCCCGGGAAGCCGAGCTGGAGCACATCAGTGCCCAGGCGGAACTCAGTCAGCAGGAGGGACGCGCGAAGCGGACGCGAAAGGTCGTCGTCGAGCAGTGTGGCCGAGACGAGCCCGAACCGGTGGAGCGCACGGATCCCCGAGAGAAGCTGACGCAGGAGGAACTCGCGGCGGTCAACGAGCAGGCGATGCGGATCAGCGACGAAGTGCAGGGCGGCTGGTCGAGAGCGGTCGTCGCGAAGCAGTTGGCCGAGAGGGTGGAACGCGGCCAGGACGTGACCAAGGCGGTGCTGGAGACGTTGGAGGAACTGAAGGCAGTTCCCGGTGCAATCGTGCCCGTCGCAGATGTGCCGGACGTGCCCGTCGGGGAAGTGACGGTCGAAGGAACAATCGAGACCCTCTGGGAGCCTTCCTCCTCAAGCATCCAGCAAGTCGGGCTGATAGCGGATGACAGTGGAAAAATCAAGTTCACCTGCTGGGAGAAATCGCAGCAGACAGTGGTGCAGGAAGGCGAAACGGTCCGGTTCCGGGCAGCAGCCAAGAACTGGTACGAAGGCCGGTGCTCAATCGCGCTGACCGGGTGGTCGCGTATCGAGTTCCCAGAACGCGGCCGTTGGTGGGAAGAATAG
- a CDS encoding HalOD1 output domain-containing protein, which translates to MAPSTPRDSDTSPDLLVEIVETLEAHGLASDSYQLHDAVDVEALEQLLASSAGDVEVRFTVEGIQLAVTHDGVDVLLDEPAGAPDQ; encoded by the coding sequence ATGGCTCCCTCCACCCCCCGAGACTCAGATACATCCCCTGATCTACTCGTTGAAATCGTCGAGACACTGGAAGCCCACGGGTTGGCGAGTGATTCGTATCAGCTCCACGACGCCGTCGACGTCGAGGCACTCGAGCAGCTTCTCGCATCCTCAGCCGGCGACGTAGAAGTCCGGTTCACTGTGGAAGGGATTCAGCTCGCTGTCACCCACGACGGCGTCGATGTCCTTCTCGACGAGCCAGCCGGAGCACCGGATCAGTAA
- a CDS encoding DUF7558 family protein, producing MQQTLAGCAFCEAPPGTETGIAYTWGKEERVNHPICVDCAIQETPDPDDCDHYACDSCGLVVDALAALTRFRIELGHLEGPIQVCARCSPSGPATYWTRDLDAHIVSD from the coding sequence ATGCAGCAGACGCTGGCCGGCTGTGCCTTCTGCGAGGCTCCACCCGGGACAGAAACCGGGATCGCCTACACGTGGGGGAAGGAAGAGCGGGTCAACCACCCGATTTGCGTCGACTGTGCGATCCAAGAGACGCCGGATCCCGATGATTGTGATCACTACGCCTGTGACAGCTGTGGCCTCGTCGTCGACGCGCTCGCAGCGCTCACACGGTTTCGGATCGAACTCGGCCATCTCGAAGGTCCGATACAGGTCTGTGCGCGGTGTAGTCCAAGCGGGCCAGCAACGTACTGGACGCGCGACCTCGACGCGCACATTGTCTCTGACTGA